The genomic segment CCGGCGCCGGCATCTGACGGCGGTGCACGAATTCCATTTGATGGTTCGTCGGCGCGGCCGACCGAACGCTCGTTCACGCGTGAGTTGAAGCAGTTGCGAACGTCCGCGCGCGACGACGCCTCGTCCAGGCGTCCCGAGCAGGTCCAGCGGCCGGAAGAACCTTCCCCGTCACAATCAGACGAAGCCGAGGCACCGCGCGACGAGGCGACGTCGCCGGAGAGTACGCAAGTCGAATCGCGACAAGGTGCCGAGGCGCAGATTGCTGGCACACTCCAGATCGCGGTCGCGCTGGCGGAGCCGGTTGCGGCCGATGGGGAGTGGGTCAGTGCGGCTTCGATAGAAGCGGAAGCCTCGGCCTCGAAGGCGGCACAATCGAATGAGGCGGAGTCTCGCGGCGCGACCTCACCGTGGAAGGCGTCGTCGTCGGCTGACAAGGCAGTCCTTCAGGCGACGGTCGACATCAAGAAACCGGCCCAACCCGAATTCAAACCGCAGGACCGCGTGATCCCGCTTGGCAAACTCGGGGTGGATGATCCCGAGCTGGAACTTGCGGAGAAGGTGAAACTGGCAACGTCGCCGGAGACGGGGCGAGCCGGTTGGGCCGGTCGGCGCTTCATCGCGGACGCGAGCGCGCGTCACCCATCACAAATCAAGAACCAGGGCAACGGCGTGACAACCGCGTCACCGACCTCGAACGGCGGCCAGACGCCGGGTGCGTTGAGCGCGACGATCGGCCGTGCGGAGGATGTCATCAAGGCGATTGGTGCCGTGCAAACGAGCGCGTCGGATACAGATAACGCGGCCGATACGGCATCGGGATCGGCTTCGGCTCGCGAGTCGGCGGAGGGCGGGGCGGTGGCGCAGCGGCAGGCGGCGGTCAAGGCGAAGGTGTCGAGCAGCGCGGGTGTTGATCGCGCGAGCGAGTCTCCGACGAGCGGCGTGAGCGCGTCCGATGCGTCCAGCGCTGGCGGTGGCGCATCGCAGGCGTCATCGGGTTCGGTGAGCGTCGGAGTCGAGCCGTGGTCGCGCGCGGCGTTGGAACGGGTGGGGGTGTCGCGCGTCGAGGGCGATTCCGCGGCGGCCTCCCTGGCGAAAGCCCTGCTGGCGTCGCACAACGGGGATTTGAGCGGTAATTCGTGGGCCGCAGGCACGACCGGAAGCGAAGCTCATGCCGGGACGAGTGTCCTGAACGTGACATCATCGGGTGAGCGCGGGAATGCGCTGCCGCCGAAGGCGTTCGGCGCGCTCCTGGGTCAGCAAAGCCCGGCGGCAACGCGCGTGGCGGAATTGCTGCTGGCGCAGCAGCCGGCTGCGGGCGGTTTGGACGCGGCAGTGCGGTTGCTGGGTGGTGCGAGCGGCTCGGGGAAGCAGGAGGTCACACTGCAACTGGATCCGCCGGAGCTGGGTCGCATGCGCCTGGAAGTGCGCATGGAAGAGCAGACGATGAGCCTTCGCGTGGACGTGCAGAGCCGCGCCGTGGCGAAGCTCGTCGAGACGCGCCTGCCGGAGCTGCGCGACGCGTTGAGCGCGCACGGCATTTCGATAGATAAGTCACAGGTCATCATTCGCACGGCCGATGCGCACGGAGGTTCGCTCGGGCAGGAGTCGGACTCGAGCGCGAATCAGCAGCCGGGCGGGCACCATGGCGGTTCGGAAGGATTCTTCTCGGAAGGGCATGCCGATCGCGACGGCGGGGCGGGACATTCCTGGCGAGACGGGTGGACTCCCGCGGAGACGACAGGATCAGGTGACGATGCGTGGTCGGCCGCGCGTGAAGCTGTTCAGGGGGACGAAGCGAGCGGATTCAATGCCGGATCGGCGGTGTCGATGCGAGCCGGCGCGATGAATCTGGTGGCGTAGCGGGTTGAGATCAGGCGGCGCGGCGCGCCGAGTTGTGGAAAGGTTTTGACATGGAAGCTTCGACAATTGGTTCAAGCACGTTCATCCCGACGCAACGGGCGACGACGCGTGGGTTTGATGATTTGAAGGGCGAGGATTTTTTCGCATTGATGATCGCGCAGTTGCAGGCGCAGGACCCGATGAAGCCGACGGACAATCAGCAGTTGTTGAATCAGATGTCGAGCATTCGACAGATGGAGCAGTCGGAGAATCTCACGGCGACGTTGTCGGCGCTGGCGTCGGAGCAGCGGTTCGGTGCGACGTCGGGCCTGATCGGGCACTACGTCGCGGGTCGCGTGACGGACAACGCCGGCAACGCGACGGAGCTTCAGGGGCTGGTCATCGGCGTTCGCTTTGAGCGCGGCAACGCGATTCTTGAACTGCACAACGGGCGTTCGCTGCCGGCGAGCAAGGTCGAGCAGGTGACGCTGGTCGAGAACCTGCCGCCGGACATTCTGGCGCAGCTTCAGCAGGAGCTGGGGCGCGTGCCGCCGACGGGTGATCCCGCGGGCGAAGACACCGATCCGGCCGGCGAGGGCGACGGCGCGGTGGATGACGCTGGCGGGGAGGATGACCCGGGCGATGCGGGGGCGTTCGTTGCGTCGCGCCTGCGAAACACGCCGTCAATTGCCGCGACGATGAATCAGCCCGGCGCGGTGAAGCTCAACGCGCAATGGACCCATGGAGGTGACGTTCTTGCGGCGCTGCTCGCGCCGAGTTTCGGGCTGGAGCTGTGAGATTCGCTTCGATGGAGGGGAAGAGAGAACGTCGTCATTGGGAATCCTGGGACACACAACCTTCGCCACGGGAGGTAGATCGGTATGGGTTTGACATCCGCACTGTACACGGGTTTGTCGGGTTTGAACTCAAGCCAGTTTCGGCTGGACGTGATCGGCGACAACATCGCGAACATCAACACGATCGGTTTCAAGGGATCGCGCACGCTGTTTCAGACGCAGTTCTCGCGCACGATCTCGGGCGGCACCAAGCCCGGCGAGGGGCAGGGCGGCACGAACCCGATGCAGATCGGACTTGGCTCGACCATCGGCGCGGTGCAGCGCAGCTTCCTGCCCGGTTCGGTCGAGACGACCGGCGTCCCCAGCGATCTCGCGGTCGAAGGCGAGGGCTTCTTCGTGCTGCGCACGCCGGAAAATGAAAACGTCTATACGCGAGATGGCGCCT from the Planctomycetia bacterium genome contains:
- a CDS encoding flagellar hook-length control protein FliK — translated: MEMARLLTQLLRRPAPASDGGARIPFDGSSARPTERSFTRELKQLRTSARDDASSRRPEQVQRPEEPSPSQSDEAEAPRDEATSPESTQVESRQGAEAQIAGTLQIAVALAEPVAADGEWVSAASIEAEASASKAAQSNEAESRGATSPWKASSSADKAVLQATVDIKKPAQPEFKPQDRVIPLGKLGVDDPELELAEKVKLATSPETGRAGWAGRRFIADASARHPSQIKNQGNGVTTASPTSNGGQTPGALSATIGRAEDVIKAIGAVQTSASDTDNAADTASGSASARESAEGGAVAQRQAAVKAKVSSSAGVDRASESPTSGVSASDASSAGGGASQASSGSVSVGVEPWSRAALERVGVSRVEGDSAAASLAKALLASHNGDLSGNSWAAGTTGSEAHAGTSVLNVTSSGERGNALPPKAFGALLGQQSPAATRVAELLLAQQPAAGGLDAAVRLLGGASGSGKQEVTLQLDPPELGRMRLEVRMEEQTMSLRVDVQSRAVAKLVETRLPELRDALSAHGISIDKSQVIIRTADAHGGSLGQESDSSANQQPGGHHGGSEGFFSEGHADRDGGAGHSWRDGWTPAETTGSGDDAWSAAREAVQGDEASGFNAGSAVSMRAGAMNLVA